In Oryza sativa Japonica Group chromosome 8, ASM3414082v1, the sequence TGCTATAGGGCCTTCCTCTAGCTTAGGGGTCTCTCTCCGCGTGAGAACCTTAGATTCTTTATGGATCGGACGTTGTTGTTGTCCTATGGACTTGGTTCATTTTGAAGCTTCATCTTAGGAATTTCCCTTGTTAGATAGTTGGTCTTAAGCTTAGTTTGTTTGGTCCATGTGGATAGCTTACTATGACAATGTCAGAGTTTTCGCCAGTTTTCCTTATAAAACCGTGTTGTTGTAAGAGTTTTAGATCCGGTTTTCCTCATAAACTGGATCAACTCTCTTCTTACATAGTGAAATTGTGAGAGCTCATGCCCTTTTTTGAGGTTTCCTACAAAAAGAACACAAAGAAAGATCACATTTTATTGCAGGAATATAATATTTCCAACTCTTGTACAATGGTGCATACAATTGGACATAGCATAATTACAAGGCATTGTGAAGATTATTGTACTTGTACACAAGACACACCGAGAGCATACATTAAAAGAAACAACATAACGATATTAGATTAAGCTAATCATAAGGTGAGACCAGATCCTTTCAGCTTCTCCTCGATAGCGGCATCTAATTTCTTGGCCATCTCTTCGGTCAAGTAGTTCTTCCAGTCCCGCACTTTACCCTTCCTAAAAAACACCGAGTTCTTCATTGGCCGCTCGTCGACGCCGACCCGACCAGCCACCACAGAGGAGTTCACCGGTAGGCGGCTCAGCTTCTCGAAGCTGCACAGCCTCACCACCTCCtcgacgacgccggcgtcgaCCTCATCGTCGGTGAACGGGacgcggaggaactcggcgagctTCTTGACGTGGCCGGCCGGGTCGGCCATCATGTCGTCGTACTTGAGGAAGAGAACTCTGTCGGGCTCCTCGACGTGCTTGTTCCAGTAACCTAGGTAGTGGTTCCAGATCGGCCCGAAGGGGGAGCACCCATCGACAAACAGCTCGAAGGCCTTGTCGAAATCAATGGAGAATCCTTCTATTACCTTGTTCATGAAGTGCCACGTGGAGATGACGACGTCCTTGGGCTCTCGACACAGGTAGACGATGCGGCAACCGATGCGCGGGGGAAGCAGATGGTGCGGCATATGGGTGCCCAGCAGCCTCGGGGAGGGGATCGCATCGAGGGCCGCCGCGAGCGGGTGGATATGGCGGAAGGGCAGCTCGATGAACGGCACGAGGTCATGCGGGCTTTGGGTGAGCAAGGGGTGGTGGCCGGCACTGACGacggggtggcggtggcggttggCGATGGCGAAGGAGAGCGCCTTGAGCCAGGTGGTGCCGCACTTTGGGTAGGTGGCGAGGagcacgtcgtcgtcgcgtGGCACGAACTGGGCACGAACCAGCGACACGCTCATCGCTGCCTGCCGGTCCATCCAGCAGCCGTCGTAGAGGACGAACGTCGTCCACCATCCTTCCCTCGTCGGAAGCGACGAGAGGATGTCGTCTCCCTTGTCTCCGGTGGCTGTAGGGACGACGACGCTCTGGGCTTCGAGCTGACGACCTTCAGCCATGGCTGCTTAAGTTTTGCTCGGCTGACACGAGTGAGCTTAGTGGTTTGGAGCAACAAATAACACAACTGCACAAGCATGAAGCaggaagcatatatatatatatatatatatatatatatatatatatatatatatatatatatatatatatatatatatatatatatatatatatatatatatatatatattatatatatatatatatatatatatatatatatatatattatcctGTGTCTTTACCAATCAACACAAGCATATCCAGCCTAAAACACGTATCGATGAAGCTATAAAATTAAGAATCATATCATGGTGGTACAATTTCGGTTATTCTCGATTGAATGTAATAAGTAATTGCACTCGTGCATCGTGTGCATGAATATTTTATATAGGGTAGCTAgctccctctgtttttttaaaGCACTcactttgtcctaaaatataagagattttaaagaGATATGATACCACTGTCTAGATTTATAATATTACAACAGATTTGCTAAATTTATGGCACCGTAAAATTCCATTGATTACAGTCGGTTTGCATGCATGCCTATGCCACACAACAGCACAGGCCTGAGGCCTCCCAACTGTGCTTCCGTGAGGCAGAAGAAGATTATTTCCACACATACATAATGATGAGTGATGATTATATACTAGTTACATATATGTAATTTCTTAATTTACTTATGTAATTTTGggacttacatatataattttgagacttatattgtaaatacactaaaattacatatgtaattttgagacttacattgtaaatacactaaaattacatatgtaatttataaacttacaatgtaaatacatactgactatttttttgttaaaatatggcgccataaatatagctactccctatTACAATGTGTCATATCTctttaaaatcctttatattatggaacatatGGAGTATATGTTAGCAAAGTATCGGTACGTTTCAACGTACCATCAATGAATATAGTGATCGATGTTAATTTGCTCCCTATTTCCCCTCTGCCTTGAATTGTTCATATGGATTTGTGCATCAATCATGGTGTGATCAAAAGAATGCATGGCAATCTCATCCATCCGATTCCTATCACCTGCATATAGAACTTCCGAGCAGGTCATATTTTTCTCCAAGCGGTTTTCATTCCCGCGGACGGGCTGGCGAACTCATCAAACTCGTTGGTTCCATCCTCTTCTCCTTCATTGTCACGAGGCCGCTGCCGTTTTCCCGTGGATGGGCGGGAGTGCCCGCCACCGTTGCCAAGAATGCGAGGAGGAATAGGAATACAAAAGAGAAAGGAATAAATGGGGAGGAAGGGATAAAATGTGTCCACGAGGAAATCAATACACAGTACATGGTTTCCAACTCCTGTACGAGCGTGCACGTACATAATTGGACACAACTCAGTTACAGCTGAAGATTACTGTTCTACTTTTACAGGAGCAATGCATGCATAAAAAGCAAGCACGAATCCCCATACTCAGAAGGTGAGACCAGATCCTTTCAGCTTCTCCGCAATAACGGCATCAAGCTTCTGCGCCATCTCTTGAGTCAAGTTGTTCTTCCAGTCTCCAACCTTCGCCTTCCTAAAAAACGACGAGTTCTCCATCGGTCGTCCGCCGATCCGATCAACCACCCCGGAGAAGTTCACCGGCAGGCGGCTCAGCTTCTCGAAGCTGCACAGCCTCACAACCTCCACGACGACGCCGGTGCCGACCTCCTCGTCAGTGAACGGGacgcggaggaactcggcgagtttctTGACGTGGCCGGCCGGGTCGGCCATCATGTCGTCGTACTTGAGGAAGAGCACCGTGTAGGCAGTGATCCCAGATCGGCCCGTAGAGGGAACAGCCATCGACGAACAGCTCGAAGGCCTCGTCGAGGTCGAGGAAGAAGCCATTGCCTACCTTGTTCATGAAGTGCCATGTGGAGACGACGACGTCCTTGGGCTCCCGGCAGAGGTAGACGATGCGGCAGCCGAGCTCGGCGACACGCGGGGGGAGGAGCTGGTGCGGCAGGTGGGTGGAGAGAAGCCTCGGTGACGGGAGCGCGTCGAGGGCAGAGAGAGGGTGGAGGTGGCGGAATGGCGTCTCGATGAACGGCACGAGGTCCTGCGGGTGGGTCGTGAGCAGCgggtggtcgccggcgccggcgacggggtgGCGGGAGCGGTTGGCGATGTCGAAGGAGAGCGCCTTGAGCCAGGTGGTGCCGCACTTTGGGTAGGTGGCGAGGAGCACGTCGTCGGGGCGCGGCGCGAACTGGGCGCGCACCAGCGACACGCTCGTCGCGGCCTGCGGCGTCATCCAGCAGCCGTGGTAGAGGACGAACGCCGTCCACCATCCTTCCCTAGTCGGAAGCGACGCGAGGACGATGTCGGCTCCCTCGTCTCCGGTAGCGGTaggggcgacgacgacgttgcTCTCGGCGTCGAGTTGACCCAATTGAGCCATGGCTGCTTACACGTACGCTTTGCTCGATCGACTGCTTACACAACTGCACAAGCATGGGAGCATCATGTGTCTATATACCAAtcagagcatgtacaatagcaggctataagccagctataaacatattttaaagagataaaagaagatatagaaaagtagcgggctacagatctgtagccagctgtagcacggactccaagacgcaatgggTGTATGATAtgtggaccatatattaatagtatagtaagcaactatcgtatgaattggctattacattgactatagataatttgaAACTAGTAGTGAGCTCTCAACACAAGCATTCAGCCTAAGCACGTACTATCCATGAAGGTATAACAGAATCATATCTGGTGCTACAGTTTCGCTTATTCTCGATTGAACGTAATATAGTAATTGCACTCGTGCATCGTGTGCATAAATCTAAAAATCTAAAGTTGGGGCTTCTaggaattaaatttaaaaatatactattgATTTGGTTTTTTCGCAGAAATATTCGTGATGTATACTTTTTAGCGAAAATATACCAGTGTCACACAGTAGGAGCACGAGACCGCACGGTATCGCGTGATGAAGCAGCGAGACCGAACAGTCTCGCATAAGAAATCAGCGAGACCGAATGTCATGTCCAACGGAGCTGCTTAATTAGTCATTAATTACCAtaattaatgattaattaacaataattagtgattaattattccaattagcgattaattaatcactaattaaccTTATTCAATCGGCAGAGGCAGTCGCTATCGCTGAGCGAGACTGCTCGGTCTCGCGGTTTGGCCGCGCGAGACCGCGTGgtctgacgccgccgccgtgtacgTCCTCGATTTCGTCGTGCGAGACCGAGCGGTCTCGTGCTATGATCATGCGATACCGTGCGGTCTCGCGCTCTCCTCACGCGAGACTGTTCACAACATCACTCCCACGTCACTTTCGTGAAATAATTGTGTGAGATCGACGGTATATTTCTGCTAATAAATTTGCATTCCGAATATTTTTGAGAAATAAACGAATcaaagtatattttcaaatttaattcgggCTTCTAGCGCCTGCTGATTGGTTCAAACGTTGGTCCTTCAATTTTTCGACGTGTGGCACGAAGAGATGGGCGAAGAATTCGCGTCGCGATAGATCCTCCATCGGAGAAAGCGGAAAGGAAAAGTCCACTTTAACTCCCTTAAAGTAtgccgaatctaattcgtacttcatctgtttcacaatgtaagtcattctagtatttcccacatttatattgatgttaatgaatctagacatgtgtatttatatagatttattaacatcaatacgaatatgggaaatggtagaatgatttacattgtgaaatggagggagtaccctTTAATTAGAAAACAGGGTAggatgactccctcaactattaaaaccattataatttgactccctcagtgGTTTTGAAGGACGGTtttgttgacgtggcgctttgaCCCGGTCCAACCGGCTGACTCAGCAtatggaccccacatgtcaatgtcacattttcctcttctctctttcttttctcgttttcccctctctttcttcaggGCGTTGCACGGTGGCTAGCGCCTGGCAGCGACGTCTTTTCTGCGCCCGACCTCCCGTGCCACTGCCACTGGTGGAGTACGCCGAGCACCGCCACATGGGACGGACATCACAGGATCGTCATTGCGGGAGACGGTGATGGAGGCAGAGACTAGGAAGCAGAAGAACCCTCCCGGTGTGCGCCTCGCCTCTCGAATCCCATCTCCCATTTTCAGGCTTTCACCACTCATCCGCGATGCGATGCCGATCTCCCTcgtaggtggtggcggcggcgacgaccacaACAGCGGCAGCAGCAAGCGCGCCGATGACCCGAAGCCGAGGCTCGAGGcgaggatgacgacgatgagaaggcagcggcggtggtggcatgCCACCGACTCCCTCTAGCTTGGACCACCTAGGTACAGCTGCAGATGAGCAGGGACGAGGAGCAGGCCCGCCATCAAACAGAGCGGcggtgtcacgccctgaagttcccctccttgctttaaaattcataaaataaatcgtccgaagaaatgatttaatttaacctagagctaattcatcaaattaataaatgtaaataataatcggaatcggcatgtggattttttcttggattctacatgtcaaaatatgctaacaggatttttagtgaaaaTTTCaaagccttggaaataattttaaccaattaaaataagcaaagtgcaatatttaatccctgagaaaatcctttttcccttttctgttttctttttccctcctttttccttcttgggccgccggcccatttcttcccgcgccggcccgctcctccctccctctcctgaagttcacccggcctccctctccctctcaggcactgacaggtggggcccgcctgtcagcccTTCCCCTACCTCCAGCCGATTGGAGCCGAGCTCCAACTGCCGGCGCCCCCACCTCCCCACGCCACCGCTTCccccgctcctcccgcgcccactccgcgcTCCacgcccccacgtcgccgcccccacGCCCCGCCTTCTCCCGCCCACGCGCGTGCGCCTGCAAGGGCGGGATTTAATTCGAAtccccccactctctctctccatccccgACGTCGGCGAGAAATCCGGCCACCTCCCAGCCGTGTCCGCCCTCCCCGCGCATATAAAAAGCAACCACACGTCCTCCTCTCCCATTTCCCCTTTTCGCCGCGCTCTCCCACGCTCTctaacgccgccgcgccgttcgCTGCTAgtgccgccactcgccgccgagctccggtcgcACGCCGCCGTTGCTAAAGCCATCACCACGCcgtgcgctcgccgccgctagctTCGCCGCTGCGGGGGCTATCTCAGCCACTGCTCGCTTGCCACGTGCTGCTGCCATACTGCCgctcccacgcgccgccgcctaccgctATCTCCAACCGCCGCTAGCCGTCGCTAGTGCCGTCGCCGCGCCACTCCATTGCCGCCGTTGGCCTCGTGAGGTCAAGGGCTACCTAGTCCATCCCTCCTCTGTCGAagtccgccgccggagcccgcTTCTCCCCAAGCGCCGGcgtgcgctcgccgccgctagctTCGCCGCTACGGGGGCTATCTCAGCCACTGCTCACTTGCCACGTGTTGCTGCCATACTGCCgctcccacgcgccgccgcctaccgctGTCTCCAACCGCCGCTAGCCGTCGCTAGTGCCGTCGCCGCGCCACTCCATTGCCGCCGTTGGCCTCATGAGGTCAAGGGCTACCTAGTCCATCCCTCCTCCGTCGAAGTCCACCGCCGGAGCCCGCTTCTCCCCAAGCGCCGGTGAGCATCTCCATTACCATCGCCTCCGGCCGGCTATGCCATGCGCCCTggactccctctctccctctaacctcTCTCATCATGTTCCCTAGGTCCGTTGCTCGCCCCCCTCGTTCATCGTCGGTGaggccctccccttcctctcctctctcaccgccgctcaccgcttgcgcgccgccgtcgcgtcgtggTGCCGTGCCGCTGCGGTGCCGCCGCTAGCGGTGGTgccgtcgcgcgccgccgcttgccatcggttgccgccggttgccgtagccggtgaccgcgcgtgccgccgccgctcgccacgctTGGCCGGCAGGCTTtaaagccgagccgagccaccaGCCACGCGCCCTCCCGCCTTGTGccactgccagtggggcccgccaGCCAaccaccccctctccctctctttgtgCCGCTGGcccgtggggcccgcatgtcggcacCACCCCCTCCCTTGggtgacgtcagccctgggacatattgcgcaataaatacattaaggctttttctttattagtaaaaacacagataatcttctaaaattcatatctaatttatccgagctccgattaagtccattcaagtctcagtaaattcataaaaatgcatagaatccattaaaaatggttttgtttcctgtttcagtggacttatagcatgttttgcttgtgtgctttgtttgtcgcatagatttcggccgtttcgtcgatccgcgattcctcgaagacgttgttgtggtctcatcagtgcaagagcaaggcaagtcatgcattacaattgatcatattatacccaatttacaaatgtcccgcatttctattaaatgttgcactattttacaatatcatgtgggatgggccctattactcagccatatattgtttaccttatgccattgataacttgggtattaaaatgactagatgttggtttaggaaatgcttagccatgcttagttcaactagtacacaaaaggGGGAttacattaaagcatagactttgattattggcatagctttggattagtgccaccgcaatggtgttggttaattaaaatacactacatggtgggctgtgggtgcatggttttgctagtcgtgcccatggcgattaaggaccggttcgcgggatgccctggaagaacttaccgtacttaccacaagccagcgtgggcaacggctgggcttgtagtgtagctttcctttagccgacgtacccaggcgagggtgggcgtgatggagttgggtcggccggggtgtccggttgatcggcttccggattcaccgcggcacgagggggggctgcccgttgcctgctgggaacgggggcgaaccctgaggtgtggtgcgatcggttagagggggttatgcgaagggtcctgtcacggcctctttccggtatgtcgtagtggcatgtcggcgcacggaaacgtgtcgtggggctgtgtcttgtgggtacaattgtacacctctgatcagagtaaaactattcgaatagctgtgcccgcggttatgggcggtc encodes:
- the LOC4346028 gene encoding cytosolic sulfotransferase 5; its protein translation is MAEGRQLEAQSVVVPTATGDKGDDILSSLPTREGWWTTFVLYDGCWMDRQAAMSVSLVRAQFVPRDDDVLLATYPKCGTTWLKALSFAIANRHRHPVVSAGHHPLLTQSPHDLVPFIELPFRHIHPLAAALDAIPSPRLLGTHMPHHLLPPRIGCRIVYLCREPKDVVISTWHFMNKVIEGFSIDFDKAFELFVDGCSPFGPIWNHYLGYWNKHVEEPDRVLFLKYDDMMADPAGHVKKLAEFLRVPFTDDEVDAGVVEEVVRLCSFEKLSRLPVNSSVVAGRVGVDERPMKNSVFFRKGKVRDWKNYLTEEMAKKLDAAIEEKLKGSGLTL